In Verrucomicrobiia bacterium, one DNA window encodes the following:
- a CDS encoding NmrA family NAD(P)-binding protein, translated as MKSHGKRQAFAITGITGQVGGVVAHALLAAGHTVRAVVRSAEKGKIWAEQGCEIALAEMNDGKALQVAFTGTDGVFVLLPPNFAPSPGFPETTAIVAELNKALAAARPGRVVCLSTIGAQASQANLLTQLRIMEQVLGLLAMPVAFLRAAWFMENAAWDVEPAMKTGVIPSFLQPLDKLFPMVATADVGRVAAELLQEEWNGKKVVELEGPRRVAPNDIGATFSQILGRSVKMEAVPREQWETLFKRQGMTDPTPRMRMLDGFNEGWIEFEGGEAGSVKGVIPLATVLKELVKRKK; from the coding sequence ATGAAATCCCACGGCAAAAGGCAGGCTTTCGCGATCACCGGAATTACGGGTCAGGTTGGCGGCGTTGTTGCGCACGCATTGTTGGCGGCTGGTCACACGGTACGGGCGGTAGTGCGTAGCGCGGAAAAGGGGAAGATTTGGGCGGAGCAGGGATGTGAGATTGCTCTGGCGGAGATGAACGATGGCAAGGCGCTGCAGGTTGCATTCACGGGAACGGATGGTGTGTTCGTTCTGTTGCCACCGAATTTTGCGCCTTCGCCGGGCTTTCCGGAAACGACAGCCATCGTCGCTGAATTGAACAAAGCTCTTGCGGCGGCGCGCCCCGGCCGGGTTGTCTGTCTCTCGACGATTGGCGCACAAGCGAGCCAGGCAAACCTGCTCACTCAATTACGAATCATGGAGCAAGTGTTGGGACTGCTGGCCATGCCGGTGGCATTTCTTCGTGCTGCCTGGTTTATGGAGAACGCCGCGTGGGATGTCGAACCGGCGATGAAAACCGGAGTGATTCCAAGTTTTCTTCAACCGTTGGATAAACTCTTTCCGATGGTCGCCACGGCGGACGTCGGACGCGTTGCCGCCGAATTGCTGCAGGAGGAGTGGAACGGGAAGAAAGTGGTCGAGCTTGAAGGACCGCGCCGCGTCGCGCCGAATGATATCGGGGCAACCTTTTCACAAATTCTGGGTCGGTCGGTAAAAATGGAGGCTGTTCCACGGGAACAATGGGAAACGCTCTTCAAAAGGCAAGGCATGACTGACCCCACGCCGCGAATGAGAATGCTGGATGGCTTCAACGAGGGCTGGATTGAGTTCGAGGGCGGCGAGGCTGGCTCCGTCAAGGGCGTTATCCCCCTCGCGACGGTCCTCAAAGAACTCGTGAAGCGCAAGAAGTGA
- the tsf gene encoding translation elongation factor Ts has protein sequence MQAIDSKVVKELRDKTGAGMMDCKVALQEAKGDLTEAEKILRKKGIAVAGKKAGRTANEGCIASYIHHGSKLGVLVEINCETDFVARNEHFRELVKDITQHIAAANPSYVKREDVPANIIEGEKEIYRAQVKDKPPQAVEGILKGKLEKFYSTVCLLEQPFVKNPEITIKDHLTAKIAQLGENLVIRRFTRWQLGEEIPGATPTA, from the coding sequence ATGCAAGCAATTGACTCCAAGGTCGTGAAAGAACTGCGCGATAAGACCGGCGCGGGCATGATGGACTGCAAAGTGGCCCTGCAGGAAGCCAAGGGCGACCTGACTGAGGCCGAGAAGATCCTCCGCAAAAAAGGGATCGCCGTCGCCGGCAAGAAGGCGGGGCGCACGGCCAATGAAGGTTGCATCGCCAGCTACATCCATCACGGCAGCAAACTTGGCGTCTTGGTGGAAATCAACTGCGAGACGGATTTCGTCGCGCGCAATGAGCATTTCCGCGAACTCGTCAAGGACATCACGCAGCACATCGCAGCGGCCAACCCCAGCTATGTGAAGCGTGAAGATGTTCCCGCGAACATTATCGAAGGCGAGAAGGAAATCTACCGCGCCCAAGTGAAGGACAAACCGCCGCAAGCTGTGGAAGGCATCCTCAAGGGCAAGTTGGAGAAGTTTTATTCCACCGTTTGCCTGCTGGAGCAGCCCTTCGTGAAGAACCCGGAGATCACCATCAAGGACCATCTCACCGCGAAGATTGCGCAGTTGGGCGAGAACCTGGTGATCCGACGCTTCACCCGCTGGCAATTGGGTGAGGAAATTCCCGGCGCAACGCCGACCGCCTGA
- the aroA gene encoding 3-phosphoshikimate 1-carboxyvinyltransferase, with amino-acid sequence MKPLPDPYPIEPLAKPPNCTITVPGSKSITNRALILAALAKGKCTLRGALWADDTQVMVDSLQKLGFEVTVEPDPNEECNRTITVVGHNGEIPAKKAELYVGNAGTAARFLTALVCLGHGEYTIRGDPRMHERPMKELFDVLIQQGAAIESNAGSLPARINANGLREGKVVISNVSTSQFASALELISRPARLKISFKLEKQLEELGEQFEPQYVFMTHDMLAHDMSNYFIAPDASSTSYFWAVEFICGGHISVAAMPEFSLQPDFNFRTYLPTQLSAEELQGFSPEVRQRWPQTIQVSRFLNLGDSVLTLGICALFGDQPIQINQASRLRLQETDRLKAMVTELQRVGAKAEEHEDGFTVWPAKPGQLHGADIETYNDHRMAMCFSVLGLKVPGIRIKNPQCVSKTFPNFFEKLEQLRQ; translated from the coding sequence GTGAAGCCTCTGCCTGACCCTTACCCCATCGAACCGCTGGCGAAGCCGCCGAATTGCACGATCACCGTGCCCGGTTCCAAGAGCATCACCAACCGAGCGTTGATTCTAGCAGCGCTCGCCAAGGGCAAATGCACATTGCGCGGCGCGCTGTGGGCTGACGACACGCAGGTGATGGTGGATTCCCTGCAGAAACTTGGATTTGAAGTAACGGTTGAGCCAGATCCAAACGAGGAGTGCAATCGTACCATCACGGTAGTTGGGCACAACGGCGAGATTCCCGCGAAAAAGGCGGAACTGTACGTTGGTAATGCGGGCACTGCCGCTCGGTTTCTGACAGCGCTGGTTTGCCTTGGTCACGGCGAGTACACGATTCGCGGCGATCCACGCATGCACGAACGACCAATGAAGGAACTCTTTGACGTGCTGATACAACAAGGTGCGGCCATCGAAAGCAATGCCGGATCTCTCCCAGCCAGAATTAACGCAAATGGTTTGCGTGAAGGAAAAGTTGTTATAAGTAACGTAAGCACGAGTCAATTCGCGAGTGCACTGGAATTAATCTCACGACCCGCTCGCCTTAAAATTTCGTTTAAACTGGAGAAGCAACTCGAGGAACTTGGGGAGCAATTCGAGCCTCAATACGTCTTCATGACACACGATATGTTGGCTCATGACATGTCGAACTATTTTATCGCGCCGGATGCTTCCAGCACCTCGTATTTCTGGGCTGTAGAGTTTATCTGCGGTGGTCACATATCAGTCGCGGCCATGCCAGAGTTTTCACTCCAACCTGATTTTAACTTCCGTACCTACTTGCCTACCCAACTCTCTGCTGAAGAGCTGCAAGGGTTTTCTCCAGAGGTTCGACAGCGATGGCCACAGACAATTCAAGTGTCCAGGTTCCTTAATCTTGGTGACAGTGTATTGACTCTGGGGATCTGCGCCTTGTTTGGCGATCAACCGATTCAGATCAACCAAGCATCGAGACTACGACTGCAGGAAACAGATCGACTAAAGGCGATGGTCACAGAGTTGCAACGTGTTGGGGCGAAGGCGGAGGAGCATGAGGATGGTTTTACGGTTTGGCCTGCAAAACCGGGGCAATTGCATGGCGCGGACATTGAAACGTACAACGACCACCGGATGGCGATGTGTTTTTCTGTGTTAGGATTGAAAGTTCCGGGCATTCGGATTAAGAATCCACAGTGCGTGAGCAAAACATTTCCCAATTTCTTCGAAAAGCTGGAGCAACTGCGACAGTGA
- the rpsB gene encoding 30S ribosomal protein S2: MRSRDETTEDTLPSITVEELLEAGVHFGHQTKRWNPKMKKFIFAARNGIHVIDLNKSLTQIEIACGFLHDIVLGGGSVLFVGTKKQAQQEVKEAATRTNMPYVVDRWLGGTLTNLRTIRNSVKRMQEIDRLLESPEGEHLPKKEVASLRREQNKLHRNLDGIVKMERAPAAMFVIDIMREAIAIHEAKRLGIPIIAVVDTNCDPDQATYPIAGNDDAIRAVKLITNVIANTIAEAQAELGKKYPAPVAAPAPVEAVPPPAEPALTPEESAVSA, from the coding sequence GTGCGGTCGCGGGATGAAACAACGGAGGATACATTGCCCAGTATAACAGTTGAAGAGTTGTTGGAAGCCGGGGTTCATTTCGGTCATCAGACCAAGCGGTGGAACCCCAAGATGAAAAAGTTCATTTTTGCCGCGCGTAACGGAATTCACGTTATCGACCTCAACAAGTCCCTCACCCAGATCGAAATCGCCTGTGGTTTTCTCCACGATATCGTGCTCGGCGGGGGATCCGTTTTATTCGTTGGCACCAAGAAGCAAGCGCAACAGGAAGTCAAGGAAGCGGCCACGCGCACCAATATGCCGTACGTCGTGGATCGCTGGCTCGGTGGCACCCTGACGAATCTGCGCACCATCCGCAACAGCGTCAAGCGGATGCAGGAAATCGACCGTCTCCTCGAGTCGCCCGAAGGCGAGCATTTACCCAAGAAGGAAGTTGCGTCCCTGCGTCGCGAGCAGAACAAATTGCACCGCAATCTCGACGGCATCGTGAAAATGGAGCGGGCGCCCGCCGCGATGTTCGTGATCGACATTATGCGCGAGGCCATCGCGATCCACGAAGCGAAGCGCCTCGGCATCCCGATCATTGCCGTTGTGGACACCAATTGCGATCCCGATCAGGCCACGTACCCGATTGCCGGCAACGACGACGCCATTCGCGCGGTCAAGCTCATCACGAATGTGATCGCCAATACCATCGCCGAGGCACAGGCCGAACTGGGCAAGAAGTACCCGGCACCCGTCGCCGCCCCCGCGCCTGTGGAGGCTGTTCCGCCGCCCGCCGAGCCGGCGTTGACTCCCGAGGAATCAGCCGTCTCAGCCTAG
- a CDS encoding DUF1080 domain-containing protein yields the protein MKTAFLILSILLSSVPLGVTATAAAGADGFAAVFNGLNLDGWKMQGHASWKADRGEIVGQPDPGQNTDCWLFSEVEWTDFTLEVEFKVPEKCNSGIAIRMPKEATGDPDMYGYEVQISDAPGRKPTGSVLHHVDSKINNVHEPNEWNRMSITCERDHIVVRLNGRLVVDTKETGSKRGRIGMQIAKGEEFANQEVRFRNIRIKNLAP from the coding sequence ATGAAAACGGCTTTTCTGATTCTCAGCATTCTTTTGTCATCAGTCCCGCTTGGCGTTACCGCGACGGCAGCGGCGGGTGCGGATGGATTTGCCGCGGTCTTCAACGGGCTGAATCTCGATGGCTGGAAAATGCAGGGGCACGCTTCGTGGAAAGCCGATCGCGGTGAAATCGTGGGCCAGCCGGACCCGGGCCAGAATACGGATTGCTGGCTCTTCAGCGAGGTAGAATGGACCGACTTTACGTTGGAGGTGGAGTTCAAGGTCCCGGAAAAGTGCAATAGCGGAATTGCAATCCGCATGCCCAAAGAAGCGACGGGCGACCCCGATATGTACGGGTATGAAGTCCAGATCTCCGATGCGCCGGGGAGAAAGCCGACCGGTAGCGTGTTGCATCATGTGGATTCCAAAATCAACAACGTCCACGAACCGAATGAGTGGAACCGTATGTCGATCACTTGTGAGAGAGATCACATTGTGGTTCGTCTCAACGGACGGTTGGTGGTGGACACAAAAGAGACCGGCTCCAAGCGTGGAAGAATTGGGATGCAGATCGCCAAGGGCGAGGAATTTGCCAATCAGGAAGTGCGGTTTCGAAATATCCGGATCAAGAACCTCGCGCCTTAA
- the cmk gene encoding (d)CMP kinase gives MSNPSTTDKVVVVAVDGPAASGKSTVSRALARMLGYNYVDTGAMYRGITWKALAEGIDVDDPIAVIAMMHRIKITFEIVDHQARMLIDGVYPGDAVRDPRVTEKVSTIAAMPEVRQVLVQHQRSLTKLGSLVMEGRDIGTVVFPNTPYKFYLEASPEVRARRRKRDLEAMKIDTSQEGVKESLQRRDKKDTGRSTSPLQIALGATVIENSNLSVEENAKVLLDHIRQQGQRRGSFGVGGA, from the coding sequence GTGAGCAACCCCTCGACAACCGACAAGGTCGTGGTCGTGGCAGTGGACGGACCCGCCGCCAGCGGCAAGAGCACCGTGTCCCGGGCGCTGGCCCGGATGCTGGGCTACAACTATGTCGATACCGGCGCGATGTACCGCGGCATCACCTGGAAGGCGCTGGCGGAAGGGATCGATGTGGACGATCCGATTGCGGTGATCGCGATGATGCATCGGATCAAGATTACTTTTGAAATTGTTGACCATCAGGCGCGGATGTTGATTGACGGCGTTTATCCGGGCGACGCCGTTCGCGACCCGCGCGTGACAGAGAAAGTCTCGACCATCGCGGCCATGCCCGAGGTGCGCCAGGTCCTCGTGCAGCACCAGCGGTCGCTGACGAAGCTCGGCAGCCTGGTGATGGAAGGGCGCGACATCGGCACGGTGGTGTTTCCCAACACGCCCTACAAGTTCTACCTCGAAGCCAGCCCGGAAGTACGCGCGCGGCGGCGCAAGCGGGACCTGGAGGCGATGAAGATCGACACCAGCCAGGAGGGCGTGAAGGAATCACTCCAGCGCCGCGACAAGAAAGACACGGGCCGCAGCACTTCGCCGTTGCAGATCGCGCTCGGCGCCACCGTGATTGAGAACTCGAATTTGTCGGTCGAAGAAAACGCCAAGGTGCTGCTGGATCACATTCGCCAGCAGGGCCAGCGCCGCGGTAGCTTCGGCGTCGGCGGCGCTTGA
- a CDS encoding 30S ribosomal protein S1, protein MSNSMEKLFSEVKQFTEGMLVKGRILEVRPNEVLVDIGYKSEGSISLSEFDEPEAVKQGDEIEVLLESLEDDDGMVVLSYARAEQKKNWDRIVTICTEGGTIDGKVRGKVKGGLMVNIGVDAFLPASQIDVIPPRNLDEYMGKTFKFKVVKINQERHNIVLSRRELIEQEREDKRRTLLSSMQVGQIRSGAVKNLTDFGAFIDLDGLDGLLHITDMSWGRINHPSELLKVGETIEVMILEVDREKERVSLGLKQRNRNPWDNVEVKYPVGSKVRGKVVSVVPYGAFVQLEDGVEGMVHVSELSWTKRVARASDVLKVGEEIDALVLEIKREEQKISLGIRQLEANPWSQVPKKYPPGTKITGKVRNLTNFGAFVEIEEGIDGMVHVSDMSWSRKVTNPAELLKKGETVDAVVLEVDSANQRVSLGMKQLEEDPWRSIDQRYKMGDLVKGKVVKLASFGAFIELPDKLEGLVHISQISEDHIDKIKNVLKVGDDVSARVIKVDAPERRIGLSIKAANYSSDQLEAEKEQYEAALKPGEAIVDLEHAFEQAEEEKNQ, encoded by the coding sequence ATGTCTAATTCAATGGAGAAGCTATTTTCCGAGGTGAAGCAATTCACCGAGGGAATGCTTGTGAAAGGGCGCATCCTCGAGGTGCGCCCGAACGAAGTGTTGGTGGATATTGGTTACAAGTCCGAGGGCTCGATTTCGCTCTCGGAATTCGATGAGCCCGAAGCCGTCAAGCAGGGCGACGAGATCGAGGTGCTGTTGGAAAGCCTCGAAGACGACGACGGCATGGTCGTGCTATCCTACGCCCGCGCTGAGCAGAAGAAGAACTGGGACCGCATCGTCACGATTTGCACCGAGGGCGGCACCATCGACGGCAAAGTACGCGGCAAGGTCAAGGGCGGCCTGATGGTCAACATCGGCGTCGATGCCTTCCTCCCCGCCTCGCAGATTGACGTCATCCCCCCTCGCAATCTTGACGAGTACATGGGCAAGACTTTCAAATTCAAAGTCGTCAAGATCAACCAGGAGCGCCACAACATCGTTCTCTCGCGGCGCGAGCTGATTGAGCAGGAACGCGAGGACAAGCGGCGCACGCTGCTCTCGAGCATGCAGGTCGGCCAGATTCGCTCTGGCGCGGTGAAGAACCTCACGGACTTCGGCGCGTTTATCGATCTCGATGGCCTCGATGGATTACTCCACATCACCGACATGAGCTGGGGCCGCATCAATCACCCCTCCGAGTTGCTCAAGGTCGGCGAGACCATTGAAGTCATGATCCTGGAAGTTGATCGCGAGAAGGAACGTGTTTCGCTCGGCCTCAAGCAGAGGAATCGCAATCCTTGGGACAACGTGGAAGTCAAATATCCCGTGGGCAGCAAGGTGCGCGGCAAGGTCGTTAGTGTGGTGCCTTACGGCGCGTTCGTACAGTTGGAGGACGGAGTTGAGGGCATGGTGCATGTCTCCGAGCTTTCGTGGACCAAACGCGTGGCGCGGGCTTCTGATGTATTGAAGGTGGGCGAGGAAATCGACGCCCTCGTGCTGGAAATCAAGCGCGAGGAGCAGAAAATATCCCTCGGCATCCGCCAACTCGAAGCGAATCCGTGGTCGCAGGTCCCGAAGAAATATCCACCGGGCACGAAGATCACCGGCAAGGTCCGCAACCTCACGAATTTCGGCGCGTTTGTCGAAATCGAGGAAGGTATTGACGGCATGGTGCACGTCTCGGACATGTCGTGGTCGCGCAAGGTCACGAATCCGGCCGAACTGTTGAAAAAGGGCGAGACCGTCGACGCCGTCGTGCTGGAAGTGGACAGTGCCAACCAACGCGTTTCGCTCGGTATGAAACAACTGGAAGAAGATCCGTGGCGGTCTATCGACCAGCGTTACAAGATGGGTGACCTCGTGAAGGGCAAGGTCGTCAAGCTCGCGTCGTTTGGCGCGTTCATCGAGTTGCCCGACAAACTGGAAGGTCTTGTCCACATCTCGCAGATCAGCGAAGATCACATCGACAAGATCAAGAACGTCCTCAAGGTGGGCGACGATGTCAGCGCCCGCGTCATCAAGGTGGATGCTCCCGAGCGGCGCATCGGTCTCAGCATCAAGGCCGCGAACTACAGCAGCGACCAACTCGAAGCCGAGAAAGAGCAGTATGAGGCCGCGCTCAAGCCGGGCGAGGCCATCGTTGATCTCGAGCACGCGTTCGAGCAGGCCGAGGAGGAGAAAAACCAGTAG
- a CDS encoding prephenate dehydrogenase/arogenate dehydrogenase family protein, with the protein MKSLLLQRPSMLGKLSILGPGLLGGSIGLAARQRKVAKRVVIWGRRPDAVDQAYKLGAADEAVTDLAKAVADAELVVLATPIGAMQTLAEQMRPSLPKGCIVTDVGSVKYTIVTALSDALQGHARFVGSHPMAGSEQSGIDAAKRDLFENAVCIVTPREDTDKAALNVVYDFWKALGCSVKTLGPLEHDEMVARTSHLPHVVAAAVVNVVCNNGDKPLNFVGPGFKDFTRIASGPFEMWTEICLENRVEIGRALDQLIEELVKLRAAVENSDTVELRTMLKRAKHFRDELRFKT; encoded by the coding sequence ATGAAAAGTTTGCTGTTACAACGGCCTTCGATGCTTGGCAAACTTTCCATCCTTGGCCCCGGTCTTTTGGGTGGTTCCATCGGCCTCGCGGCTCGACAACGCAAGGTCGCCAAGCGGGTCGTTATTTGGGGGCGTCGGCCCGACGCCGTAGACCAGGCCTACAAACTCGGGGCGGCCGACGAAGCGGTGACCGATCTGGCGAAAGCGGTTGCAGATGCGGAGTTGGTCGTACTGGCCACGCCAATCGGCGCCATGCAGACGCTGGCCGAGCAGATGCGCCCTTCCCTGCCCAAGGGTTGCATTGTAACGGATGTGGGCAGCGTCAAATACACCATCGTGACCGCGCTTTCCGACGCGCTGCAAGGCCACGCCCGTTTCGTCGGCTCTCATCCGATGGCGGGCTCGGAACAGTCCGGCATCGACGCCGCCAAGCGCGACCTTTTCGAGAATGCCGTTTGCATCGTTACCCCGCGCGAGGACACGGACAAGGCGGCGCTGAATGTCGTTTACGATTTCTGGAAGGCGCTCGGCTGTTCGGTGAAGACGCTCGGACCATTGGAGCACGACGAAATGGTCGCGCGCACCAGCCATTTGCCGCACGTCGTCGCCGCCGCGGTCGTCAACGTCGTCTGCAACAACGGCGATAAGCCACTCAACTTTGTCGGCCCCGGCTTCAAGGATTTCACGCGCATCGCCAGCGGCCCGTTCGAAATGTGGACGGAAATCTGCCTGGAAAATCGCGTGGAAATCGGCCGCGCACTCGATCAATTGATTGAGGAACTCGTCAAACTCCGAGCTGCTGTCGAAAACTCCGATACCGTCGAATTGCGCACGATGCTGAAACGAGCCAAACATTTTCGTGATGAGTTGAGGTTCAAGACGTGA
- a CDS encoding lysophospholipid acyltransferase family protein produces MRQLWYRFCRVWFRLYFYLYHRGRVYNAERLPAEGAFILAGNHVSFLDPPFFGLACQRDAYFMARDTLFRNPLANWILRSWHCVPISRDRGDIGAMKTVLRMLGEGKAVLMFPEGTRSDDGQLQEPRAGVGMIAAKANVPIVPMRVFGTDRALPRGTSFPRPARVEIKFGEPFLYSLPADFENLRGDALKAVYLDIGREIMRRIAALQPRTE; encoded by the coding sequence ATGAGGCAACTCTGGTACCGGTTCTGCCGAGTCTGGTTTCGCCTCTACTTTTATCTGTATCACCGCGGCCGCGTTTACAACGCCGAACGACTTCCCGCGGAGGGAGCGTTCATCCTGGCCGGGAACCACGTTAGTTTTCTCGACCCGCCATTTTTCGGGCTGGCTTGTCAACGCGACGCCTACTTCATGGCACGTGACACCCTTTTTCGCAATCCGCTGGCCAATTGGATTCTACGAAGTTGGCACTGCGTGCCTATCAGCCGCGACCGCGGCGACATCGGGGCGATGAAAACTGTGTTGCGGATGCTCGGCGAGGGCAAAGCGGTCCTGATGTTTCCCGAAGGCACGCGCAGTGATGATGGCCAGCTACAGGAACCTCGCGCGGGTGTCGGCATGATCGCGGCCAAAGCGAATGTTCCCATCGTTCCGATGCGCGTTTTCGGCACGGACCGGGCGCTGCCACGCGGGACAAGTTTTCCACGGCCTGCGCGGGTGGAGATCAAGTTCGGCGAGCCATTCTTGTATTCGTTGCCCGCGGATTTCGAGAACCTGCGCGGTGACGCGCTCAAGGCGGTCTACCTTGATATCGGGCGGGAAATCATGCGGCGGATCGCAGCGTTGCAGCCCCGAACCGAGTAA
- a CDS encoding family 10 glycosylhydrolase, with translation MRRLGNFPVGALIVAYGVILLFGSCTAPHRPSVASLPQPPPTPIPAPVPRPTRAAELRGVWVSDTTKLDWDSATANLQRAGFNTIFANLASGGAALYPNSRSLPSIVSGSPDPVARGIDLAHRRGLAVHAKQIVTFMFKAPPAFQRELVASDRVMRGPDGHAVMQAGFTWLCPSQEANRALIASSVTEMAKRYPVDGIQFDYIRFCEQPSCFCANCRREFERSIGTHVKHWPEAVLQGVYVAQFNEWRQHVINTWIEDLSARARQARPGLAVSAAVFSDLNRAREEKAQDWKLWLDRGYVDYVCTMTYTPDLRDFESKVQKEQTWAPRSKVVVGIGSWKFDRLSQLNAQITMIRQLGAPGFVLFSYDDSAARNFLPNLGASGTRF, from the coding sequence ATGAGGAGGTTGGGGAACTTTCCCGTCGGCGCGCTGATCGTCGCCTACGGCGTGATTTTATTATTCGGCTCTTGCACGGCGCCACATCGCCCGAGCGTTGCGAGCCTGCCGCAACCACCACCGACACCGATACCAGCGCCGGTGCCGCGTCCAACGCGCGCTGCCGAACTGCGCGGCGTCTGGGTCAGCGATACGACAAAGCTAGACTGGGACAGCGCGACGGCGAACCTGCAGCGGGCAGGCTTCAACACGATCTTTGCCAATCTTGCCTCGGGCGGCGCGGCGCTTTACCCGAATAGCAGGTCTCTCCCCAGCATCGTGAGCGGTTCGCCCGACCCGGTCGCGCGCGGCATCGACCTGGCGCACCGACGCGGGCTGGCGGTGCATGCCAAGCAAATCGTCACGTTCATGTTCAAGGCGCCTCCTGCGTTCCAACGGGAATTGGTCGCGTCGGACCGCGTGATGCGCGGACCCGATGGGCATGCGGTCATGCAGGCGGGCTTCACGTGGTTGTGTCCCTCGCAGGAAGCGAACCGCGCATTGATCGCCTCGTCCGTGACGGAAATGGCGAAGCGGTATCCCGTCGATGGCATTCAATTCGACTACATCCGTTTCTGCGAACAGCCGTCCTGTTTTTGCGCCAACTGTCGCCGTGAATTCGAGCGTAGCATCGGCACACACGTGAAGCATTGGCCGGAAGCCGTGCTACAGGGCGTGTACGTCGCGCAGTTCAACGAATGGCGGCAACATGTCATCAATACCTGGATCGAAGATCTCTCCGCCCGCGCGCGGCAGGCACGGCCAGGCCTGGCGGTGTCGGCGGCCGTCTTCTCCGACCTCAATCGCGCGCGCGAGGAAAAAGCTCAGGACTGGAAGCTCTGGCTTGATCGCGGGTACGTGGATTACGTCTGCACAATGACCTACACACCCGATTTGCGCGATTTCGAATCCAAGGTGCAAAAGGAGCAGACGTGGGCGCCGCGCAGCAAGGTGGTCGTTGGCATCGGCAGTTGGAAGTTCGACCGCCTGAGCCAGTTGAACGCGCAAATCACCATGATCCGCCAACTCGGCGCGCCGGGTTTCGTGCTCTTTTCGTACGATGACTCGGCCGCGCGAAATTTCCTCCCCAATCTGGGCGCTTCCGGCACGAGATTCTGA
- the tyrS gene encoding tyrosine--tRNA ligase: MKTADEQLDLLAQGCESVVTRDELKRKLEQGRPLRVKLGCDPTAPDLHLGHSVVLRKLRQFQDLGHKAVLIIGDYTALVGDPTGQNKTRPMLSEADIERNAKTYFDQAGKILDTAPDKLEIRRNGEWLAGMRLADVLKLMSQMSVARMLERDTFEKRYEADVTIGLHEFLYPLMQGYDSVMIKSDVELGGTDQLFNNLVGRDLQRDAGQEPQVVMILPILEGLDGVEKMSKSKGNYIGIGDTPKDMFGKTMSIGDELMWKWYALLIGKTPAEIADLKKGHPMEAKKVLAHAIVAQYQDAAAADHAREDFEKQFSKKDLAEIAENLGVPAGEIGIVELVEKTGKFKSRGDIRRIIQQGGVSVDGNKITDAGAKVTVRSGQILKAGKLVVVKLTVA, translated from the coding sequence ATGAAGACCGCCGACGAACAACTGGATCTCCTCGCCCAGGGTTGTGAGAGCGTCGTCACGCGCGACGAGTTGAAGAGGAAGCTGGAGCAAGGCCGCCCGCTCCGTGTCAAACTCGGTTGCGATCCCACCGCGCCCGATCTGCATCTTGGCCATAGCGTCGTGTTGCGCAAGCTCCGCCAGTTTCAAGACCTCGGCCACAAGGCTGTATTGATCATTGGTGATTACACTGCCCTCGTGGGTGACCCGACCGGCCAGAACAAGACGCGCCCCATGCTCAGCGAAGCCGACATCGAGCGCAACGCGAAGACATATTTCGATCAGGCAGGCAAGATTTTGGACACGGCTCCTGACAAACTGGAGATTCGCCGTAACGGCGAATGGCTGGCAGGGATGCGCCTTGCGGATGTACTCAAGCTCATGAGCCAGATGAGCGTAGCACGGATGTTGGAACGCGATACTTTTGAGAAACGCTACGAGGCCGATGTGACGATTGGCCTGCACGAGTTCCTTTACCCGCTCATGCAGGGATACGATTCCGTCATGATCAAGTCGGATGTCGAATTGGGCGGGACGGATCAGTTGTTCAACAATTTGGTGGGGCGTGATCTGCAACGGGACGCGGGCCAGGAGCCACAGGTTGTGATGATCCTCCCCATTCTCGAAGGACTCGATGGCGTCGAGAAGATGTCGAAGAGCAAAGGCAACTATATCGGCATCGGCGATACGCCCAAGGACATGTTCGGCAAGACCATGAGCATCGGCGATGAATTGATGTGGAAGTGGTACGCGCTTCTCATCGGTAAGACCCCGGCGGAAATTGCCGACTTGAAAAAGGGCCATCCCATGGAGGCAAAGAAAGTCCTCGCCCATGCCATCGTGGCTCAATATCAGGATGCAGCGGCCGCGGATCACGCTCGCGAAGATTTTGAGAAGCAGTTTTCGAAGAAGGACCTCGCGGAAATCGCCGAGAACCTAGGCGTACCCGCCGGTGAGATAGGGATCGTGGAATTGGTGGAGAAGACGGGTAAATTCAAAAGCCGGGGCGATATTCGACGGATCATTCAACAAGGCGGCGTCTCCGTTGATGGGAATAAGATCACGGATGCCGGTGCCAAGGTTACCGTCCGTAGCGGCCAGATCCTCAAGGCCGGCAAGTTGGTCGTCGTCAAGCTGACGGTTGCCTAA